One Haemorhous mexicanus isolate bHaeMex1 chromosome 7, bHaeMex1.pri, whole genome shotgun sequence genomic window, AGAGGACAGATCCACCCcgctccaggcagagctgtccctggtcCCAGTCCTAGCCAACCAGCCAGTATCCCATCCCCTAGCACCTCAAAAGGTTGTGTCACCctgtcccccaccccaaacaacAGGCTGTTGTAGCAGGACTGTTCAGAAAAGGAGTTTTGGGCCAGAGGATGCTTGTCCAGAGATGTCCCCAAGCCCCAGGGAAGGGTCGCTGTGGGCAAGGTgatctctgcagctgaacatgCCATCTCTGGGCTAGTAGTAGTCCTCCTCACTGTCCCTGTAGTCCTCAGGTGTCGTGCGGGGCTTCAGCAGGGAGAAGTCTGTCAGGTTGAGTTGGTCTGAAATGGCAGCATGAGGACAATGTGACAATGCCACCCTGCTTTGCCTGTCTCCTTCCCCACCAGGACCAAAGCCAAACCATGCACAGCAGCTTTCAGGggcatccccagcacagccccatgctccagcagctcctgccatacTGGTGTGCTGTGCCCAAACATCTCTTCCCACGTCCCCATGAGAGCAGGGGGATAAAGAGGCGGTGCTCACCCGGTGTGAAGACGGTCAGGCTGGCCAGTGCCACCACCTCCCCGAGCCTGTTCCTGGCGAAGCAGCGGTACGTGCCCTCGTCCGTCACCCGCACGCCCTGGATCTGGAGCCAGCCTGTCACCTCGTATTTCTGGGGGCCACCTCTGAACTGCAAGAAGGGAGGATTTCTATCAGCACTTGTGGCAGAAGCAAGAGGGAGTCTGTGCCACAGAGCCCCGGGTCCCCTTTCAGCAGGCACTGAGGTCCCAGGATTGCTCTGGCAGCAACCATGCTATTTTCTGTTTATCCCCCAGAATAAATAAGCTTTTCCCgacccagctgggctgcagctgtgtttgcaggCTGCTATTATGGTGTGGTGGCCAGGGGTGGAGGACAGTAGAGTTTCCTCCAGTTAGGCAGGGTAGTCCTGCTTGGGGTGAAGATCCTCAGTCAGACCCTGCGACAAGCTGTGGGGAGGCCTGAAGGACAGAAAGATGGAAGGGGACCATGGTGCAGGTTCCACCTGCTCCTCTGGCTCCCTCTGTCCATCCTACCACAGTTTCTTCCTCGTTTGTGCTCGGCTGAGGTGCATGGCCCCTTCGCCTCTGCCCACACCCTCTAATAGCTAGGTACACCCAGCTGGGTGCTATAtttggggctggcaggatgCTGACCCCTGGGCCTGCCAGCTCAGGGAGAGAAGCCCTTCTGATGGGAAAAAAGGGCAGGAACTGCCCGAGCGTGCTGGTAGGACCAGAGGACAAGCCAGGCTGTAAGGCACTAGGGAAgtcctctttccttctctctttccagccctgccatcaaGACTGCAAGTGAagccagcacacacagcaaacTAAAGGCAGGCAAGTGGGAAACTCCCTGCTTCAGGACTCTATGAATAAGTTCAAAAATTACTAGAGGAAATCACAGAAGAGAGATATGCTGATGGCTCCTACCACTGAGACACCAGCCCTAGCTCAGTTAGTTCTCATGTTATAGAGCCTCCAGTCACCCCTTCTTATCCCCAGGCAGCCAGGCTTAGCCATTCCCAGAGTATGACCACTCTCAGGTCTCGCTGTCCATGagccctgggaagcactgggtcactctggggttGTCTTCAATGCCCTGGGCACACGGCTCACCTGGACAGAGATGTGGGGGTcatctcctggcagcagcatctctgtgccATCTTTCCTCCACTCAATGGATGCCATGGGGTAGGCGAAGACCTCGCAGCCGAAGATGACATCCTGCCCAGTAATGTTCCATGTGTCATAGGGAGGAGAGGTGATCTGAGGCTCtgggagggggggagaggagagcagggtgGGCTCAGAAGAGGTCCCACCCTTGGCAGGTCCCACAGACTCTCTTGGGCTGgtctctggagcagcagcatttgGTTCACATAGAGATGCTGGGACCCTTCCCATGTctgtctcctctccctcccatgGCAGATCCCCACCTTTCCCAAGGACATGGTCCCTCctcacagctgggactgggagctCCCTCCCCTACCCCCCACAGTCCATGGAGGGTTGCCATCCCTGCTGGCCTCTGTTTCCCTGCCCGTACAGTGATGCTCAAGAGACACACGCAGCAGGAAGAGTGCAATGACAGCAATGTTACAAAACAAAGCTCTCCTGAGCCATTGGAGCACGCTCCTCCTGTGGGAGAAAGGCCAAGGGGCACTCATCCAGGTGAGGATGGATGAGGTAGTTGAGCTTCCAGCCAAGTGAGGCCTCTGCTCTGACACAGGGCTCGTGCCAGCAATGAAGGGAGTCAGCAGGTCCCCATGTCCTGGATGGAGCCAACAGCTCCAGGTTCCACATCCCTTCcctgagggacagagggaggacTGTCCTCACACACACCTGCTCCATGATCTGGCCTATAGCATGAGCCAGAGTTCAAGGGAAGGTTTCCACCTCCAAATATACATGGGAAAACAGATGATGATCTACAGAAAATAAGGTCAACCTTGACACTCCTTAGGCTGCAGTGACATCCCTGGGTgacctgtgctgggcaggatggggcaAGGCCTTCCTGCTAGACTGTCCCCTCTCAACCCCCACCCGAGTTTTAAATGGGAGATGGAAATCACACAGCCAAGCCAAACCAACCCTGGTTTCTATTTGCAGGAGGCAGGCACATTTCTCAGGAGCAACAGGCCAGTATGAACCCAGCCCTGACGCCAAGAATTCGCTAACAATTCCCTGGAACTTCCccatctgctccagcaggatTTGTTGCTTCCATAAAATCCACTCCCTCTTGGCAAAGCTGCTCCCATATTTCTCCAAGCACTGGATCTGCAAGGGGCTCCCCCAGCGCAGCACAGTGGGGGCACTAGTGGGaacctggcactgcagggagcagcccccagcGCAGTCCTGTCcctggctttgctgccaggtGGAACAGTTAAGCCAGACCCCCTTGCTTGGCTCTTCCCATAGCTCCAGGGCCACTACCTGACTCACAGGGACCTTCATGGGCTACAGTGAGGTTGGCATCGGGGTGAGCATGGGCTGCCTCCAGGAACTTGCAGATCTGGGCGTAGGTTTTGCCATCAGAGCCGCAGAGGGCCAGGTGGGAGAGGCAGGCACACTGGGGCTCAGGCACCTCTCCGTGACGCAGGTCCCCAGCATCCAGACGGCATTCCAGGTGCTCTCCACACTTGCCGTAGAAGTGGTTGGTGTTGTCCAGGTCACAGATCTGTCCCTCCAGGTTGGCACATTCCCAGCAACAGCCGCAGGCATCCCGCACCGTGCCTGCCAGGCACCCGCGTGGCGTCGGGCACTCCTCTGGCTGGCACTCAGTGCAGccctccccttcctccagcAGCCGCTGCCAGCCCCGCTGGAGGTAGTCAGAGGTGCTGGGAaaagcctggcccagctggagcaAAGCCCAGTGCAAGGAGAGCAAGGAAAGCACGAGGCAAGAGATGCTGAAGGGCTTGGCTTCGGACATCCTCACGGCAGCTCCTCTATCCCAGTCCCACTGTCACTTGGATGGGGATTTCTGGCACTGCTCTGGTCTCCCTGTCTAGATCTGAGGAGCCATCCTGGCCTGTGAGGAGGGAGAAAGTGTGTTACTGGTGCAGGAAGTATCTCCCACTCCTTTGTCTCCTGGCTGGCTTGCTCTGAGCAGCAACGCTGCACGATGTGCAGGGGAGGGTTGGTCGCAGCCCCtctcacccccagccctgcagtcaTGGCCTTTGCACCCTAGAgctcccctgccagctcctgccctgagaCACTGAGCATCTTCTGGAGAGACAGTGCTGATGACCCTAGCCATAAGGTTTAATCCTTGTTCCCTTGGCAGCCCAGCATGCAAAGTCCAGCCTCCTCTGACCCCAACATAGCCTGGGaagccacagggctggcagggcactgGACAGGCTGTTCTACATTATGGTTCAGCTCGTTCATACCCTGCTCCTGGTCTCCTGTCAAAAAGTTGCTCTCAagcccctttcctttccccactgCTTTGCAGGAGTTGCaaacccttttttcctccctcaccAGTGTACAAGCACAATGGAGTGGCTGATCCTGCAGACAAGGTGCTCTTTCTGTGCTGGAGGCAGCCAAGTCAGGACGATGTTCCCACTCAGGCCTGGCTTTtgttctccttccctccctgtgccGTAACCCCTATTTTTAGGCACCACCTACTTGAACAGGGGAACAAATGTCCACTCCCCAGAAGGTTTTGTGACCCCCTCAGTCATCACACAGGCAACTGAAGGTGAGCATGGAGGAGCCCAGTGCACAGGTGAGCAATCACTGGACTGACAGCAGACCCAGTGTGATCAATGTgtaccagcacagcagggacccTGCCCGCAAACTCCAAGCCTGAACTACCTATTCAGGCAAGGAAGAAGCTGCTCTACTCCGGGCTTCCCATCTCTCCctggaggggggaggggggggggaacGTGGCATCTCAGAGCTTGTCCCCAGAGAGGGTGATAATGAACCAAATCCCTTTGCGAacacccctccctgccccctgtTATACCCTGTCTGCCTTCCCTGAGATGGGTGAAATTGTGGTCCTCCGCCCCGGGGCGACTCAGCATAAGCGAGCGGGGCCGGGGAGGGGACCTATTTAGACAGGCagtcccctcccctcccgctGGGAACAGCACGGAAGAGCAAGCGGCAGCTACAACCCCCCTCTCGGGGCTAACACAGCCCAGAACTGGGGTGGGGATGGCCCGGATACTGGGTTACACATATGCATCCCCCGGATAAAAAACCGTGATGATTTGACCGCTTTACCAGACACCACCAGACGCCCCAGGGGTGGAAAGAGGCAGAGGGTCCCAGTGCCGGAGCCCTCCCGCAGCCCACCCTACCGGTCTGTACGGAGTAAGGCTTCATCCCCCGATGGATGTGGGGGGCCGGTGAAAGGGTACGGGGGAATTGCAAAGTTGGTCTCTGG contains:
- the KAZALD1 gene encoding kazal-type serine protease inhibitor domain-containing protein 1; this translates as MSEAKPFSISCLVLSLLSLHWALLQLGQAFPSTSDYLQRGWQRLLEEGEGCTECQPEECPTPRGCLAGTVRDACGCCWECANLEGQICDLDNTNHFYGKCGEHLECRLDAGDLRHGEVPEPQCACLSHLALCGSDGKTYAQICKFLEAAHAHPDANLTVAHEGPCESEPQITSPPYDTWNITGQDVIFGCEVFAYPMASIEWRKDGTEMLLPGDDPHISVQFRGGPQKYEVTGWLQIQGVRVTDEGTYRCFARNRLGEVVALASLTVFTPDQLNLTDFSLLKPRTTPEDYRDSEEDYY